A region of Paenibacillus sp. 37 DNA encodes the following proteins:
- a CDS encoding Cthe_2314 family HEPN domain-containing protein — protein MLRTLLGEKPRINEGKLKAAMDAMAHTLELFQRQMHVDHDPTHDYRKLYVWTQGLISSLDELEQSCFAAAHFRNKVVAGSTDDMTATEKAEYARYVYFYKDGFIRCFAILDKVGTVLNEIFQLNTSNTKAHFSYFTVLRQFDYAREHHDLALQLIQIKDSYREPMSKLRKRRNMEIHYMNSEMHDDLWQLHQTLQGKVKLEDLNQHVQEMRQGVDMVCETLTASYRYINKIWKRNNSL, from the coding sequence ATGCTGCGAACGTTGTTGGGGGAAAAGCCACGTATAAACGAAGGTAAATTGAAGGCAGCGATGGACGCAATGGCGCATACGCTTGAGTTATTTCAACGACAAATGCATGTGGACCATGATCCCACGCATGACTATCGGAAACTGTATGTGTGGACTCAGGGACTTATCTCCTCACTGGATGAACTAGAGCAAAGCTGTTTCGCTGCTGCTCATTTTCGCAATAAGGTCGTTGCAGGCTCAACGGATGATATGACGGCGACTGAAAAAGCAGAGTATGCACGGTATGTGTATTTCTACAAAGATGGCTTTATCCGCTGCTTTGCCATCCTGGATAAAGTGGGTACGGTACTAAATGAAATATTCCAGTTGAATACTTCAAATACCAAAGCGCATTTTTCTTATTTTACAGTGTTAAGGCAGTTCGATTATGCGAGGGAGCACCATGATCTTGCGTTGCAATTAATACAGATCAAGGACTCTTATCGTGAGCCGATGAGCAAGCTGCGCAAACGACGTAATATGGAAATTCACTACATGAACTCAGAAATGCATGATGACCTGTGGCAGTTACACCAGACCTTGCAAGGTAAAGTGAAATTGGAGGATTTGAATCAGCATGTGCAGGAAATGCGTCAGGGCGTCGATATGGTCTGTGAAACGTTAACAGCCTCTTATCGTTATATTAACAAAATATGGAAAAGAAATAA